The following proteins are co-located in the Doryrhamphus excisus isolate RoL2022-K1 chromosome 3, RoL_Dexc_1.0, whole genome shotgun sequence genome:
- the gigyf2 gene encoding GRB10-interacting GYF protein 2 isoform X7: MAETQTLNFGPEWLRALSGGGGSGSGGGGSNSTAVASPPLSPALPKYKLADYRYGREEMLALYVKDNKIPIDLHDKEFLPILQEEPLPPLALVSFTEEEQRNFSISVNSGAVLRQTGRGGGPVVGAPRGRSTSRGRGRGRGDGGFYQRSFDDVEGFGRGGREMHRSQSWEERGDRRFEKPGRKDPDGAPGHFQMNHIRNHYEDAGPGLPRKHDFTRSESENWRTSRDDQNGEDDEGGWRLAGSRRDSDRWCPPSPDGSRTAGWREHPELRRRVPFDARDDERSYRRPRSGSGSLEEDRDVLPEWCLEDADEEAGTFDSSGAFLSLKQKASKEPILEEAELDFKPLDECEEALVEEDSQPKETKEMETEANQNADRKVLTRVSRVSEEVPSVPSPAAPPIPEAQALPKSVSPSHTNRTEESMRTLERQTGLEQPPELCKIPLHIPMPESLPMTRISTTLPEVRTPSSTMQPSQQKPLGIPVAMSNPLPFSSSMMAPIARPTAVSNDTDEDEGLKHFEQEAEKMVAYLQDGVVDDDRLTAKASEKTKPTGLPLTHEAALKWFYKDPQGEIQGPFSNQEMSEWFQAGYFTMSLLVKRGCDDLFQPLGEMMKIWGRVPFTPGPAPPPLQGDGDQERLKRQQELTALNLYQLQQLQYQYLLRQQYAQALAQQKAAVLSSAPLQQQQQHQQQLNLLQQQYQALKIRTSESLLPPVTRSLSVPDTGSVWEMQNPSSQASCTQNLQPAASSTWDGSSVWDLPIESMAKAPTIEQMQQLEKSKAAKLELERREAEMRAKREEEERKRLEEALRARQEEERKRLEEEQLARQKQEEALRRQREQEEAHRRQKEEEERLAQKEALRRLEERRREEEERKKREEFLRKQEEERRKQEELEALRRREEEKRAEEAAAAAAAAAAEAAALAQQQLEEQKKREQEAQRQQELLRQRQQQQEALRRLQQQQQLAQMKLPLSSKWGQQSTNTPNQTQNTLSLAEIQKLEEERERQAREDQQRQQQELLKLQQQQALQQAQQPQAKLSGWGHVAKHPPVTKSLLEIQREEAQQMKQRKEQPPKQQQQQQQQQHPVFTQPTRPQNRTASLSNSVWGSVNPSPCSNWASESSSIWGDTHNSNMGFWDEAVKEAVQQPPPTRKGSAQKNKGNANLSNSLSGRASKKVEEEEKLLKLFQGVHKSQQDTFMQWCEHTLHSLNTANNLDVPTFASFLKEVDSPYEVHDYVRAYLGDTPEAKDFAKQFLERRAKQNANQQKQTNQPQALKQQQESVWGGTGSSTFYQANHTSGQQQQQKQQQQQQQQQQQQQQRFETVTSGKKKKKQKMVRADPSLLGFSVNASSERLNMGEIETLEDF; encoded by the exons ATGGCTGAGACCCAGACACTTAACTTTGGACCTGAATG GCTCCGTGCCCTATCTGGAGGTGGAGGCAGCGGCAGTGGAGGCGGAGGAAGCAACAGCACTGCTGTTGCCTCGCCGCCTCTCTCACCTGCATTGCCAAAGTACAAACTTGCAGACTATCGCTACGGGAGAGAagaaatgttagcactttatgtAAAAGACAACAAG ATCCCCATAGACCTACATGATAAGGAGTTTCTGCCCATATTGCAAGAGGAGCCCTTGCCGCCTCTGGCACTTGTTTCTTTTACGGAGGAAGAACAG agaAATTTTTCCATATCTGTAAACAGCGGAGCTGTACTTCGACAGACAGGACGGGGAGGTGGTCCAGTAGTTGGGGCACCTCGAGGCCGAAGTACCTCAAGGGGTAGAG GCCGAGGAAGAGGAGACGGAGGGTTTTACCAAAGAAGTTTTGATGATGTGGAAGGTTTTGGCCGAGGGGGGAGGGAGATGCATCGCTCCCAGAGCTGGGAGGAAAG ggGAGATAgaaggtttgaaaaaccaggacgGAAAGACCCAG ATGGTGCTCCAGGACATTTTCAGATGAATCATA TTCGAAACCACTACGAGGATGCTGGGCCAGGTCTGCCGAGGAAGCACGACTTCACTCGCTCGGAGAGTGAGAACTGGCGTACCTCTCGTGACGATCAGAACGGTGAGGATGATGAAGGGGGCTGGCGCCTGGCAGGTTCTCGACGGGACAGTGACCGCTGGTGCCCCCCAAGCCCAG ATGGGTCTCGGACTGCAGGGTGGCGGGAACACCCAGAGCTGCGGCGCCGTGTCCCGTTTGACGCACGAGATGATGAACGCAGCTACAGGAGGCCACGGTCAGGCAGTGGCAGTCTGGAAGAAGACAGAGACGTTCTGCCTGAGTGGTGTCTTGAAGATGCGGATGAGGAGGCAGGCACATTTGACTCATCAGGGGCTTTTCTCTCACTCAAG CAGAAGGCCTCCAAAGAGCCCATCCTTGAGGAGGCGGAGTTGGATTTTAAACCTTTGGATGAGTGTGAGGAGGCACTAGTGGAGGAAGACAGTCAGCCCAAGGAGACCAAAGAGATGGAAACAGAGGCCAATCAAAATGCTGACAGAAAAG TTTTAACTCGGGTGAGCAGGGTATCAGAGGAGGTGCCATCTGTTCCTTCACCCGCTGCTCCACCAATCCCAGAGGCTCAAGCTCTTCCCAAATCCGTGTCGCCAAGCCATACCAACAGAACAGAGGAGTCTATGAGGACACTTGAAAGGCAAACAGGGCTGGAGCAACCACCAGAACTGTGCAAAATTCCCCTGCATATCCCCATGCCAGAGTCACTACCCATGACCCGTATTTCTACCACTCTTCCAG AAGTACGCACGCCATCATCTACCATGCAGCCATCTCAGCAGAAGCCCTTGGGGATTCCTGTGGCCATGAGCAACCCTCTGCCCTTCTCTTCAAGTATGATGGCACCCATAGCCAGGCCCACTGCTGTGTCAAATGACACGGATGAAGATGAGGGGTTGAAGCACTTTGAGCAG GAGGCAGAGAAGATGGTGGCATACCTGCAGGATGGTGTAGTGGACGACGACAGACTTACAGCAAAGGCGTCTGAAAAGACCAAACCTACAGGCCTGCCACTCACTCATGAGGCTGCTCTCAAATGGTTTTACAAAGACCCTCAAGGGGAAATACAAG GTCCATTCAGCAATCAGGAGATGTCAGAGTGGTTCCAAGCAGGTTACTTCACCATGTCTCTTTTGGTAAAAAGAGGATGTGATGACTTATTTCAGCCTCTGGGGGAGATGATGAAGATTTGGGGCAGAGTCCCGTTCACTCCAGGCCCTGCACCTCCACCTCTGCAG GGTGATGGTGATCAAGAAAGGTTGAAGAGGCAGCAAGAACTCACAGCTCTCAACCTTTACCAGTTACAGCAGCTCCAATATCAGTACCTCTTAAG GCAGCAATATGCTCAGGCCTTGGCCCAGCAGAAGGCTGCAGTCCTCAGCTCAGCTCCtcttcagcagcagcagcaacaccaACAGCAGCTCAACCTGCTTCAACAGCAATATCAGGCTCTCAAGATAAG AACATCTGAGAGCCTTCTACCTCCTGTTACACGTTCCCTGTCTGTTCCTGACACGGGTTCTGTGTGGGAAATGCAGAACCCATCCTCTCAGGCTTCCTGCACACAAAACCTACAGCCTGCTGCTTCAAGCA CATGGGATGGCAGCAGTGTATGGGACTTGCCCATCGAGTCCATGGCAAAGGCTCCAACCATCGAGCAGATGCAACAATTAGAAAAGTCGAAGGCTGCAAAG TTGGAACTAGAGAGGCGCGAAGCCGAAATGAGAGCCAAAAGGGAAGAAGAAGAGCGGAAACGACTGGAAGAGGCTCTGCGGGCTCGTCAGGAAGAGGAACGGAAGCGCTTGGAAGAGGAGCAGTTAGCACGACAAAAACAG GAGGAAGCGCTGAGACGACAGAGAGAACAGGAGGAGGCACATCGAAGgcaaaaagaggaggaggagagactgGCACAGAAGGAAGCCCTGCGAAGACTTGAAGAGAGGAgacgggaggaggaggagagaaagaAACGGGAGGAGTTTCTTCGCAAACAA GAGGAAGAGCGAAGGAAACAGGAGGAGCTTGAAGCACTAAGGAGGCGTGAGGAGGAGAAGCGGGcagaggaggcggcggcggcagcggcagcTGCTGCTGCAGAAGCAGCTGCTCTGGCTCAGCAACAGCTTGAGGAGCAGAAAAAGAGGGAGCAGGAAGCACAGAGACAACAGGAGCTCCTGAGACAGCGGCAGCAACAGCAGGAGGCACTCAGGAGGcttcaacagcagcagcagcttgcaCAGATGAAG CTTCCATTATCATCAAAGTGGGGTCAGCAGTCAACTAACACTCCCAACCAGACTCAGAACACCCTGTCACTGGCTGAGATCCAGAAATTGGAAGAGGAACGGGAAAGGCAGGCGCGAGAAGAT CAGCAGCGCCAGCAACAGGAACTCTTGAAGCTTCAGCAGCAACAGGCCCTGCAACAGGCCCAGCAGCCCCAAGCTAAGCTCTCAGGGTGGGGCCATGTGGCCAAGCATCCCCCCGTCACCAAGTCCTTGCTGGAGATCCAGAGGGAGGAAGCACAGCAGATGAAACAGAGGAAAGAACAGCCGccgaagcagcagcagcag cagcaacagcaacaacatcCCGTATTCACCCAGCCGACCCGGCCACAAAACAGAACT GCATCTCTGAGCAACTCTGTGTGGGGGTCGGTGAACCCCAGCCCCTGCTCAAACTGGGCCTCGGAGTCAAGCAGCATCTGGGGTGACACTCATAACTCCAACATGGGTTTCTGGGATGAGGCTGTGAAGGAGGCTGTCCAGCAGCCTCCACCCACCAGGAAAGGCAGTGCACAGAAAAACAAGGGCAACGCCAACCTCAG TAACTCTTTGAGTGGCCGAGCAAGCAAGAAGGTAGAGGAGGAAGAGAAGCTGCTCAAGTTGTTCCAAGGAGTCCACAAAAGCCAACAGGACACCTTCATGCAGTGGTGTGAGCACACTCTGCACAGCCTCAACACAGCCAACAATCTGGATG TTCCCACATTTGCGTCTTTCCTGAAAGAAGTGGATTCTCCGTATGAGGTGCACGACTACGTCAGGGCCTACCTGGGGGACACACCCGAGGCAAAGGACTTTGCCAAGCAGTTCCTAGAGCGCCGTGCCAAACAGAACGCTAATCAACAGAAGCAAACCAACCAACCACAAGCCCTCAAACAGCAGCAG GAATCTGTGTGGGGTGGAACAGGATCATCAACGTTTTACCAGGCCAACCACACCAgtggccagcagcagcagcagaagcagcagcaacagcagcagcagcagcagcaacagcagcagcagcgcttTGAGACAGTTACctcagggaagaaaaaaaagaaacagaagaTGGTCCGTGCCGATCCAAGCCTTCTAG GTTTTTCTGTCAATGCATCATCCGAGAGATTGAACATGGGAGAGATAGAGACTCTGGAGGACTTCTAA
- the gigyf2 gene encoding GRB10-interacting GYF protein 2 isoform X4 — protein sequence MAETQTLNFGPEWLRALSGGGGSGSGGGGSNSTAVASPPLSPALPKYKLADYRYGREEMLALYVKDNKIPIDLHDKEFLPILQEEPLPPLALVSFTEEEQRNFSISVNSGAVLRQTGRGGGPVVGAPRGRSTSRGRGRGRGDGGFYQRSFDDVEGFGRGGREMHRSQSWEERGDRRFEKPGRKDPDGAPGHFQMNHIRNHYEDAGPGLPRKHDFTRSESENWRTSRDDQNGEDDEGGWRLAGSRRDSDRWCPPSPDGSRTAGWREHPELRRRVPFDARDDERSYRRPRSGSGSLEEDRDVLPEWCLEDADEEAGTFDSSGAFLSLKQKASKEPILEEAELDFKPLDECEEALVEEDSQPKETKEMETEANQNADRKVLTRVSRVSEEVPSVPSPAAPPIPEAQALPKSVSPSHTNRTEESMRTLERQTGLEQPPELCKIPLHIPMPESLPMTRISTTLPEVRTPSSTMQPSQQKPLGIPVAMSNPLPFSSSMMAPIARPTAVSNDTDEDEGLKHFEQEAEKMVAYLQDGVVDDDRLTAKASEKTKPTGLPLTHEAALKWFYKDPQGEIQGPFSNQEMSEWFQAGYFTMSLLVKRGCDDLFQPLGEMMKIWGRVPFTPGPAPPPLQGDGDQERLKRQQELTALNLYQLQQLQYQYLLRQQYAQALAQQKAAVLSSAPLQQQQQHQQQLNLLQQQYQALKIRTSESLLPPVTRSLSVPDTGSVWEMQNPSSQASCTQNLQPAASSTWDGSSVWDLPIESMAKAPTIEQMQQLEKSKAAKLELERREAEMRAKREEEERKRLEEALRARQEEERKRLEEEQLARQKQEEALRRQREQEEAHRRQKEEEERLAQKEALRRLEERRREEEERKKREEFLRKQEEERRKQEELEALRRREEEKRAEEAAAAAAAAAAEAAALAQQQLEEQKKREQEAQRQQELLRQRQQQQEALRRLQQQQQLAQMKLPLSSKWGQQSTNTPNQTQNTLSLAEIQKLEEERERQAREDQRQQQELLKLQQQQALQQAQQPQAKLSGWGHVAKHPPVTKSLLEIQREEAQQMKQRKEQPPKQQQQQQQQQQQQQQQQQQQHPVFTQPTRPQNRTASLSNSVWGSVNPSPCSNWASESSSIWGDTHNSNMGFWDEAVKEAVQQPPPTRKGSAQKNKGNANLSNSLSGRASKKVEEEEKLLKLFQGVHKSQQDTFMQWCEHTLHSLNTANNLDVPTFASFLKEVDSPYEVHDYVRAYLGDTPEAKDFAKQFLERRAKQNANQQKQTNQPQALKQQQESVWGGTGSSTFYQANHTSGQQQQQKQQQQQQQQQQQQQQRFETVTSGKKKKKQKMVRADPSLLGFSVNASSERLNMGEIETLEDF from the exons ATGGCTGAGACCCAGACACTTAACTTTGGACCTGAATG GCTCCGTGCCCTATCTGGAGGTGGAGGCAGCGGCAGTGGAGGCGGAGGAAGCAACAGCACTGCTGTTGCCTCGCCGCCTCTCTCACCTGCATTGCCAAAGTACAAACTTGCAGACTATCGCTACGGGAGAGAagaaatgttagcactttatgtAAAAGACAACAAG ATCCCCATAGACCTACATGATAAGGAGTTTCTGCCCATATTGCAAGAGGAGCCCTTGCCGCCTCTGGCACTTGTTTCTTTTACGGAGGAAGAACAG agaAATTTTTCCATATCTGTAAACAGCGGAGCTGTACTTCGACAGACAGGACGGGGAGGTGGTCCAGTAGTTGGGGCACCTCGAGGCCGAAGTACCTCAAGGGGTAGAG GCCGAGGAAGAGGAGACGGAGGGTTTTACCAAAGAAGTTTTGATGATGTGGAAGGTTTTGGCCGAGGGGGGAGGGAGATGCATCGCTCCCAGAGCTGGGAGGAAAG ggGAGATAgaaggtttgaaaaaccaggacgGAAAGACCCAG ATGGTGCTCCAGGACATTTTCAGATGAATCATA TTCGAAACCACTACGAGGATGCTGGGCCAGGTCTGCCGAGGAAGCACGACTTCACTCGCTCGGAGAGTGAGAACTGGCGTACCTCTCGTGACGATCAGAACGGTGAGGATGATGAAGGGGGCTGGCGCCTGGCAGGTTCTCGACGGGACAGTGACCGCTGGTGCCCCCCAAGCCCAG ATGGGTCTCGGACTGCAGGGTGGCGGGAACACCCAGAGCTGCGGCGCCGTGTCCCGTTTGACGCACGAGATGATGAACGCAGCTACAGGAGGCCACGGTCAGGCAGTGGCAGTCTGGAAGAAGACAGAGACGTTCTGCCTGAGTGGTGTCTTGAAGATGCGGATGAGGAGGCAGGCACATTTGACTCATCAGGGGCTTTTCTCTCACTCAAG CAGAAGGCCTCCAAAGAGCCCATCCTTGAGGAGGCGGAGTTGGATTTTAAACCTTTGGATGAGTGTGAGGAGGCACTAGTGGAGGAAGACAGTCAGCCCAAGGAGACCAAAGAGATGGAAACAGAGGCCAATCAAAATGCTGACAGAAAAG TTTTAACTCGGGTGAGCAGGGTATCAGAGGAGGTGCCATCTGTTCCTTCACCCGCTGCTCCACCAATCCCAGAGGCTCAAGCTCTTCCCAAATCCGTGTCGCCAAGCCATACCAACAGAACAGAGGAGTCTATGAGGACACTTGAAAGGCAAACAGGGCTGGAGCAACCACCAGAACTGTGCAAAATTCCCCTGCATATCCCCATGCCAGAGTCACTACCCATGACCCGTATTTCTACCACTCTTCCAG AAGTACGCACGCCATCATCTACCATGCAGCCATCTCAGCAGAAGCCCTTGGGGATTCCTGTGGCCATGAGCAACCCTCTGCCCTTCTCTTCAAGTATGATGGCACCCATAGCCAGGCCCACTGCTGTGTCAAATGACACGGATGAAGATGAGGGGTTGAAGCACTTTGAGCAG GAGGCAGAGAAGATGGTGGCATACCTGCAGGATGGTGTAGTGGACGACGACAGACTTACAGCAAAGGCGTCTGAAAAGACCAAACCTACAGGCCTGCCACTCACTCATGAGGCTGCTCTCAAATGGTTTTACAAAGACCCTCAAGGGGAAATACAAG GTCCATTCAGCAATCAGGAGATGTCAGAGTGGTTCCAAGCAGGTTACTTCACCATGTCTCTTTTGGTAAAAAGAGGATGTGATGACTTATTTCAGCCTCTGGGGGAGATGATGAAGATTTGGGGCAGAGTCCCGTTCACTCCAGGCCCTGCACCTCCACCTCTGCAG GGTGATGGTGATCAAGAAAGGTTGAAGAGGCAGCAAGAACTCACAGCTCTCAACCTTTACCAGTTACAGCAGCTCCAATATCAGTACCTCTTAAG GCAGCAATATGCTCAGGCCTTGGCCCAGCAGAAGGCTGCAGTCCTCAGCTCAGCTCCtcttcagcagcagcagcaacaccaACAGCAGCTCAACCTGCTTCAACAGCAATATCAGGCTCTCAAGATAAG AACATCTGAGAGCCTTCTACCTCCTGTTACACGTTCCCTGTCTGTTCCTGACACGGGTTCTGTGTGGGAAATGCAGAACCCATCCTCTCAGGCTTCCTGCACACAAAACCTACAGCCTGCTGCTTCAAGCA CATGGGATGGCAGCAGTGTATGGGACTTGCCCATCGAGTCCATGGCAAAGGCTCCAACCATCGAGCAGATGCAACAATTAGAAAAGTCGAAGGCTGCAAAG TTGGAACTAGAGAGGCGCGAAGCCGAAATGAGAGCCAAAAGGGAAGAAGAAGAGCGGAAACGACTGGAAGAGGCTCTGCGGGCTCGTCAGGAAGAGGAACGGAAGCGCTTGGAAGAGGAGCAGTTAGCACGACAAAAACAG GAGGAAGCGCTGAGACGACAGAGAGAACAGGAGGAGGCACATCGAAGgcaaaaagaggaggaggagagactgGCACAGAAGGAAGCCCTGCGAAGACTTGAAGAGAGGAgacgggaggaggaggagagaaagaAACGGGAGGAGTTTCTTCGCAAACAA GAGGAAGAGCGAAGGAAACAGGAGGAGCTTGAAGCACTAAGGAGGCGTGAGGAGGAGAAGCGGGcagaggaggcggcggcggcagcggcagcTGCTGCTGCAGAAGCAGCTGCTCTGGCTCAGCAACAGCTTGAGGAGCAGAAAAAGAGGGAGCAGGAAGCACAGAGACAACAGGAGCTCCTGAGACAGCGGCAGCAACAGCAGGAGGCACTCAGGAGGcttcaacagcagcagcagcttgcaCAGATGAAG CTTCCATTATCATCAAAGTGGGGTCAGCAGTCAACTAACACTCCCAACCAGACTCAGAACACCCTGTCACTGGCTGAGATCCAGAAATTGGAAGAGGAACGGGAAAGGCAGGCGCGAGAAGAT CAGCGCCAGCAACAGGAACTCTTGAAGCTTCAGCAGCAACAGGCCCTGCAACAGGCCCAGCAGCCCCAAGCTAAGCTCTCAGGGTGGGGCCATGTGGCCAAGCATCCCCCCGTCACCAAGTCCTTGCTGGAGATCCAGAGGGAGGAAGCACAGCAGATGAAACAGAGGAAAGAACAGCCGccgaagcagcagcagcagcagcagcagcagcagcagcagcaacagcaacagcaacagcaacaacatcCCGTATTCACCCAGCCGACCCGGCCACAAAACAGAACT GCATCTCTGAGCAACTCTGTGTGGGGGTCGGTGAACCCCAGCCCCTGCTCAAACTGGGCCTCGGAGTCAAGCAGCATCTGGGGTGACACTCATAACTCCAACATGGGTTTCTGGGATGAGGCTGTGAAGGAGGCTGTCCAGCAGCCTCCACCCACCAGGAAAGGCAGTGCACAGAAAAACAAGGGCAACGCCAACCTCAG TAACTCTTTGAGTGGCCGAGCAAGCAAGAAGGTAGAGGAGGAAGAGAAGCTGCTCAAGTTGTTCCAAGGAGTCCACAAAAGCCAACAGGACACCTTCATGCAGTGGTGTGAGCACACTCTGCACAGCCTCAACACAGCCAACAATCTGGATG TTCCCACATTTGCGTCTTTCCTGAAAGAAGTGGATTCTCCGTATGAGGTGCACGACTACGTCAGGGCCTACCTGGGGGACACACCCGAGGCAAAGGACTTTGCCAAGCAGTTCCTAGAGCGCCGTGCCAAACAGAACGCTAATCAACAGAAGCAAACCAACCAACCACAAGCCCTCAAACAGCAGCAG GAATCTGTGTGGGGTGGAACAGGATCATCAACGTTTTACCAGGCCAACCACACCAgtggccagcagcagcagcagaagcagcagcaacagcagcagcagcagcagcaacagcagcagcagcgcttTGAGACAGTTACctcagggaagaaaaaaaagaaacagaagaTGGTCCGTGCCGATCCAAGCCTTCTAG GTTTTTCTGTCAATGCATCATCCGAGAGATTGAACATGGGAGAGATAGAGACTCTGGAGGACTTCTAA